The DNA region TTCCCCACTCCTAGGATTTAGCTCTCCAGAGACCCCAACTGAGAGCCACTCCTCCTTGGCTGGTCTTAACTCCAGGTTTTGACTCCTCGGTAATGAGGCTGCAAAAACTGTGCTTGGCTTTATAGTGGCTTTCTGTTTGCCTTCTTAGCATCTTCCCCTCAGAGCATGAAAATCTGGCAAATGCCTTGAGGGTTCGACCTCCTCTTCTAGAGCTCTTCTTGGTGCCTCCCATCTGTCTAGGATCTTGTCCCCATGAGTCCTTGCTGCCTCTGCAGTCACAAATTCCCATGTAATTTACTCCAGCcccatgaaatttctagaagctCTGCTGGCTTCTATACGTTTCAGTTGCAGCCTTTTGCCATCCCCCCATTGAAGATTCATCAGTTGCACTTAAGGGAAAAGCTATTTGGAGATGCTGGCTCACCTCTCTGAAGCTTTCTCATCTCCAGAATGTGTGCCCCTCAATTCTTAGTTTTAACGGCAGCCTTCAAAAAGCTTTCAAcagatgtttttgtattttatgcaGGTTTTCAAGTTATTCTCAGCAAGAGTATATGTCTGGCACAAGCTACCTAGTCATAGACGGAAGCAGAAatatcttctccctctctttctctctttaatgcCTGTCCAGTCTCCGTGATGAGTTCCTATACCCCCAAGGGGCCAGGAGCTGAGCACAGGAGGCCAGGCTCAAATCTATCTTATTTTTGTGTctcaaaatataaattcaattgAATTCCTAGAACCCTTTTCTTGCCTTTCATAAATATCCCAGGGGTTGACAGACCTGGGCTGATAATCAGTGTTGGAAACAAAACGGCTGGGAAGGGTGAAAATTCGAGGCCCTAGGCTTAGCAGGAGCATCGCACTCTGCCAGAAAGGCCCCCAGAGCCCTCCCACCTGGGTCAGGCCCCACCCCTCTGGGCCCAGTGCATGCTGTGCCATGCCCGGTCATCACTGCATCACAGGGTACCACAAGCCCAGCTCTCCTGGGCTGGCAGGGATGCAGAGGGCAGGGCTGCGACCTGTTCATCTTCACATCCTCCAGCCTGGTACTGTTTCCAGCTCACGGGAAGATTTGCCACATAGGGAATAAATCCATGCTTGGGAATAAAAGGACCAGAGAGGATTTGAAACATATTTAGCAGAGAGAACCAAAATGATGTGGCGGCTACTTGGATATTATctgcagaaggaagggagaggcctGGGTGACCTTTCAGGTCTCTGGCTGGGGTGACACAAGAAATTGTTCGGTTAACAATCAGAAAAACCAACAGGAAACACAACAGCGATCCCTGGCATTTGTACGAAGCTTTGCTGCGTGGCTGTGCCTTCTGCAGGGAGATGGACAGGCAGCTCTGGCTTACACTCGTGGCTTTGTGGTGTGCGGTGAATGCAAATGGAGATGGCAAGGCTGTGGACAGCCGCAGGATCTGGGGCCTCGCTGAGCGGTCGGGCAGAAGGCAGGGTGTGCACTGCCCACCAGGGAAATGGGAAGTGCCATGGCCTGACTGTCACACCTTTTCCTCTTTGCCACCTGCACCCTCAGGGGAGCTCCCTGCACCAGAGAGAGCGCAGGGGAGACACTGTGGGAACTGTCCCGGCCTCAGCGCCTCTTCGACCTGGGTTTCTCCAGCCTGCCACTCAGGAAGCCGTGGCACCCCGACAAGCAGAGTGCCCAGGTGTGCAGTGGACCCATCCCAGGTGTGCAGTGGACCCATCCCAGGTGTGCACAGGACCCATCCCAGGTGTGCACTGGACCCATCCCAGGTGTGCACTGGACCCATCCCAGGTGTGCCCTGGACCCATCCCAGATGTGCACTGGACCCATCCCAGGTGTGCCCTGGACCCATCCCAGGTATCGGCAAAGGGCCATCAGGACGGGGAGAGACGGAACTCTCCTGCCACCAATGCAGACCCAGGACACACTATGTGTAGACAACACACACCCTTTCTACATCAACGCTGTGCTCTGGACCAAAGGTCGCTGAGGAAGTGTCAACAGACCCCAAATACACTAGGAGTTTCTAGCTGAGCAACATCTCCCAGGACTAAAAACAAACGGGCCCTAATGAGAGTTCTCAGGGTGCCAAACAGCAACAAGGAAGGGCGGGCGTGGGGGCCGCCCGCTGGGACAACACACCCCAACATGTATATAAGCCCAAAGCACCTCACACACTCTCAACCCCCTctcccgcacacacacacacacacacacgctcgaccctcctccagccccaccgcCCCACCATGGCCGCCTCCACCCTGTCCGTCTGCTCCAGCGACCTCAGCTATGGCAGCCGGGTCTGCCAGCCCGGTGCCTGGGACTCCTGCCCCGACTCCTCCTGGCAGGTGGACGACGGCCCAGAGAGCTGCTGCGAGCCCCCCTGCTGCGCCCCCAGCTGCTGCGCCCCACCCCCCTGCCTGAGCCTCATCTGCACCCCTGCCAGCTGTGTGTGCAGCCCCTGCCAGTCAGCCTGCACCAGCTCCTGCACGCCCTCGTGCTGCCAGCAGTCTAGCTGCCAGCTGTCCTGCTGCACCTCTTCCCCCTGCCAGCAGGCCTGCTGCGTGCCCGTCTGCTGCACACCTGTCTCCTGCTCCCCCGTGTGCTGTGTGCCTGTCTGCTCTGGGGTCTCCCCCTGCTCAGACTCCTCATGCTGCCAGCAGTCTAGCTGCCAGCGCTCGTGCTGCACCCCCTCCCCTTGCCAGCAAGCCTGCTGTGAGCCCGTCTCCTGCACCCCTGTCTGCTGCACCCGTGACAGCTGCAAGCCCGTGTGCTGTGTGCCCGTCTGCTCTGAGGCCTCCCCCTGCTCAGGCCCCTCGTGCTGCCAGCAGTCTAGCTGCCAGCCCTCCTGCTgcacctcctccccctgccagcagGACTGCTGCGAGCCCATCTGCCGCACACTCATCTGCTCCAAGgccaccccctgcccagccccctcatgctgccagcccagcccctgccccccgtCCTGCTGCAGACCCTCCTCCTGCGTGTCCCTCATCTGCCGCCCGGTGTGCAGACCCGCCTGCTGCGTGCCCGTCCCCTCCTGCTGCGGCCCCGCCTCCTGCCAGCCCAGCTGCTGCCGCCCGGCCTCCTGCGTGTCCCTGCTCTGCCGGCCTGTGTGCAAACCCTCCTACTGCGTGTCCCTGCTCTGCCGCCCCACGTGCTCCCGTGTGGCCTGCTGCATCCCTGCCCCGACCCAGAAGTCCTGCTGCTGAGTGATTAAAGGCACCCCAAAGCTCGAGAGCTCACTGCCATCTGCAGCCCCTGGATTCTTTACCAAGAGCCAAAATAGCTGTCAAGCCCCCTTCGTGGGCCCCCGCAGTGGGCATTTGTGGCCACCTGGCCACACATGTGCAGTCGTCCTCCACAGAATAGCTCACCCATTTCTTCAAGGACTGACTTCCCCCAAATCAACGTGCCCTGCCCCCCAGCCTGGGTTGGCAGAGACCCAGTGAGGCCCCTGGCCTCCCCCAGGCCTTTGAAGGTCCTGTGGAGTGGAGCAGAGAAGATGAACTGCTTGGAGTGGGTTTCTCATCGCCGCCACCGGACCCGGGTATGGCCCTGGCTCCTCCACTGGTTCCTGAGCTGGTTTCTTTACCTTCCCCTCGTTCTGTGAGCTGCCAGTCCCTTCTAATAAACTCCTTGCCTGATGAATTTAACCAGAATtcattcctgttgtttataaCCAAGACCCCTGCCTGACGCTCCCCCACATAAAGGTGGTCCTGGGTAGCTCTCCGGGGCCACTATGTTCCTACCCCTTCAAATGCCCCCATCACTCTGGCTACATGTGTATCCAAGAGATGGACACACTTTCAAGAACACAAAAGGTGAATAATCTGACAGCAATGCCTGCTCTCGGGGAGGGGGGCCACCTTTCAGGGGTGACTTCCCTGAACCCAGACTGTCTGCAGTGCCCCCACTCCAGAAGGATGAACCCACGGGCCCTGTGCAGGAAGGAGCTAGCACAGCAGACGGGGATGGGCACCCTTGACCCTGCTCACAaggctggcccttggctggcatctgggaacgCGCATTTGCACAGGGTCCCCACCACTGAGTGAGAAGAGTGACTCACTGGGCCTAAACCATTAGTACAAACACCACGACTTGTGCTGACAcctgctctgcccccaggagGCTGGATTTTGGTACATGCCAGGCAGAGgcagccacaggaccagcctccataaaaacctcaGGCGCTGGTCTCTGATGAGCTCCCCGGTAGACGACACCTCACATGTGTTATCATGGCTCCTTGCTGGGGAGTTAAGCGTGTCCTGCATGACTCCATGGCAGGGGTTCTGGAAGGGTGCGCCTGGTGTCCCCGACCTCCCCCCAAGGGTCTTCTCTCTGCACTGAGCCAGCTCTGCATGCTGAGTCCTAGGAGTTCTAGCAAATCATCAAACCTGGGGATGCGGGGGGTGGGTCTTGGGACCCCCTACACCCTGGGGATGGCTCCCCTGGAGAAGATCTCACACGTGTGCACGAGAGACTCACACAGAGCATCTCACAGCACTGTTTGAAAAATCTAAATAGAACAATAATCTAAATGCCCTTCAAGAGGAGAATGGACAGTTAAACCATAGTGTACACACCCAGAGGAAGAGTACACAGCAGTTAAAATGACTGAGCCGGGAAACACATCGATCTGGGTGAATCGCAAAAACAtaacattaagtaaaaaaaaaaattcatgccaCAGATTGATACAAACAGAATAATACATATTTAAGGGTCAAAAACACAAAGCAATACTTTGTCTCCATGGCTGTAACACCTCTATAAAAACTACAAAGTCATATGCGGGACTGACGGACACCAGCCTCAGAACAGTGCCCctgaggcagagggcagggatgcAACAGGAGGGCGCGCATCTGTATTGCTCTGTAAATACGGCAAATGTAAATATGGTAAAACGTCAAGATTTGTTTACACTGATTCGTAGATACATGGGCgcttattatattattttctatactatctgaaatattttataataaaaaactatCCGGGCAGGTAACAAGAAGTGGCATAGACCACATTCTTGAGCCACATGCAATGAGATAAACTTATAACTATAAAAAGGAAGGCTCCTTTGGAAAATTTAAAGGTGCTCTTTCAGATTGAACAGAAAACGGAAACCCAATGGCAAACTCAGGAGATGAAGGGAGGAGGTCCtgcgtgggaggaggtgagggcttGAGAGATCCGTGTTCAGGGAATAGACTAAATCCTTAAAGACAAACAGCAGAAACTAAGCAAGATTGAGAATAAATAAGACTTCACTTCAGAATTCAGAAAAACttccaaaagaaagtaaaagaaataacttAATGAAATTagtgaattaaaaacaaagaaatagtagATACAATCAATCAaatgaaacatttgttttttaaaaggtctatacaagaattaaaataatggcaaatctcaaagaggtagaaaaaatattaaatacgaAAACAGGCACACGactgaagatggagaaaattttaaattatgagaaaaatatatatctataagtCAATGCAATTGAGACTGTTAGATGAAGAggataattttctaggaaaatgtcCTGACTGGAATCAATGCAAGACGAGGGATAAAACTTGGATAGGTCAGCGATCCCAGAAGAACGTGAAAAGAAAAGGGAGTATTTTCTGTCGCAATAAGTACCAGATCCAGATATCGCTacaaagagagacagatagaACAATGGCACCCAAAGGAGCCCAGTAATGACCCCACCTGCATTGTCACTTGATTCACCATCAGGGGGCCCCTGAGAATCAGAGGGTAGCAATGGTGCTGGGCAATTGGATATCTGCATGGAACGAAATAAACTTTGACTTCTACCTCACACtgaacacaaaaattaattgGAGGTGGACCATAGaattaaatgtgaaaggtaaaatagTGAAGATCTAGAATAATACAGAGGAGGACGTCTTCACAATGCTGTGGTGGGCAACAACTTTGGAAATAGGACATAGGAAACACTAATCgttaaagaaaagaatcaataaattggactttgttAAAGTTAAGAACATCGATTCATTAAAAGACACCATGACTATGACCATGCACCCATAAGAATGActcaaattaaaaagactaacaacACCCAGGGTCAACAAGGATGTGAGGggctggaactctcatacatttgctggcaggaatgtaaaatggtacaattgCTTCGAAAACAGTTTGGCGGTCTCTTAAACGTAAACCACACACCTATCACGTGACCCAAACATTCTGCTCCTGGCTATTtccccaaaagaagtgaaaacacagGGCCACACGAAGAATTGTTCACAATGTTCAGAGAAGCTTTTCTCATACTAGCCATGCATGTTATCCATTCAACAGCTGAATGCATAAACAAGTGTTACATCCACGCAGTGGAATTCAGCTCACAAAAAGGAACCCCCCACTGACACCTGCAACCACACATATACTGACATATCTCAATGTGCTGAGGGGCAGAAACCACACCAGAAAAGTCCATACTACATAATTCGatttatatgaaactctagaaagACAAATCTGATGTAGATATGGAGGAGAGCTGTAGTTTCCTGGGACCAGGGTCAGGAGGGGCTGGGACTGACCGTGAAAGAACACACAGGAAacttttgggatgatggaaaagttctctATGTTTCTTGTGGTAGTGGTCACACAGGTGTACACACTTCCCAAAACTCAGCAAATGGAAACTTTAAAtgggtacattttaaaatatgtaaatcatacctcaaaaaagctcattttttaaaaaggacccCATCGAGAGGATGCAAAACAGGACCCCAGACTTGGATGAGTAATTTGCAATGCACATATCTGGGGGCAACCTGAGCCAACCCGCAGGAGCTCTCGAGAGCTGACCGTGACCTCTCCCCAGCTCAGTGTTCAGTGATGTCACCTTGGTAGCTATGGTGAAAGTGTTTACACCATGAAAACTGGCAAACACAACAAATCAGGgctggtttgtttttgttttacaggcagccagttattaaacatttaccagcacatcactaCACATATATACAACAAATAactcatattcaaaatatataataaatttctacaaatcaataagatacaaaaatctcaattaaaagtaaaagca from Equus quagga isolate Etosha38 unplaced genomic scaffold, UCLA_HA_Equagga_1.0 71534_RagTag, whole genome shotgun sequence includes:
- the LOC124234122 gene encoding keratin-associated protein 10-12-like, giving the protein MAASTLSVCSSDLSYGSRVCQPGAWDSCPDSSWQVDDGPESCCEPPCCAPSCCAPPPCLSLICTPASCVCSPCQSACTSSCTPSCCQQSSCQLSCCTSSPCQQACCVPVCCTPVSCSPVCCVPVCSGVSPCSDSSCCQQSSCQRSCCTPSPCQQACCEPVSCTPVCCTRDSCKPVCCVPVCSEASPCSGPSCCQQSSCQPSCCTSSPCQQDCCEPICRTLICSKATPCPAPSCCQPSPCPPSCCRPSSCVSLICRPVCRPACCVPVPSCCGPASCQPSCCRPASCVSLLCRPVCKPSYCVSLLCRPTCSRVACCIPAPTQKSCC